The region GGCTTCTGGCCTGAGGGTGAGACAGGTCGGCTCCTCCCCGCTTGCTCTGTCTCATCCCAGGAGAGAGTAATGTCAGCCTTGGCTAGGGATGGTGGTGGTCCCCTGGCACCAGTGTGGGGCACACTAAAGCACTTGGAGACTTCTTTGTCCAGGCAGGGAATATTCATCTCAGAAAAGGGGGTGCGGAGGCAGATAACAATGACCCATCTGTGAGGGGTGGTTAGCTGTGTCATCTTCCATACTTACTACACcaagtcttggtttcctcatctgttaacaAGGAATAGTGTTATCTACCCACAGAATTGTTGTGAGGTTAAATAAGATGATGTTTAAAGTTCCTAGACAATCCCTGGTATATAGCAGATGCTCAGCAAATGTGAGCTCCCTTTCGCCTCGCCACGCCCGGTGGTGCCGGATGGGACACGAGGCTGTACTGGTTTGCCCACCTTGGTATGGGAACTGTGTTCTGGGGCTGGAGCAAGGGCTCTGACTCAATCCACCTTTCCCTGGGTCCCACACTAGCAATCAAAACGGTGCTCCCTTAACCTAATAATTGGTGAAATTTCACAGTGAAAGGGCAGCTGTCAGGACCTACTAGTGTGCTTGCTACATGCTCCTATCTGATGTGTATGGGGCTAATTGTTACTTCTAGACTCACAGGTAATTTCGTACGAATAATCTGGGCACAGAGAACCATGGAAGTCGTAACTGGAGCTATGCACAGCTGCTATCAGACAACATGGCTGCAAAGGCCCTGGTGagtgcaataagacaagaaaaagtaataagGGACATAAGCATAAGAAGGAAAGAGTCAAAATCTTGAAGAATTACCAATGGCGTGATTGCTTACTTAGGAAATCTAAGCGAATCAActgaaaaactattagaactaatgaGAGAAATTAGTAAGGCAGCAGAATATAAGTTAAGTATAGAAAAGTCAAAACCATTTCTATGCAACTGAAAaaactaattgaaaaatataaggaGACAAAAGATTCAATTCACAGTAGCAATAACATTACAGAATCCCCGGGGAATAAACTTAATAAGAAATGCATAAAATCTACATGAGGAAAACAATAGCACTTTGCTGACAGATGTAAATTAAGACCTGAAACAAAGGTGTTCAAAAAGCCTTCTGCAATTAAAACAGTGGGATTTTGGTGCAAAATAGCAAATAAATTAGTGGAAGATAGCAGGGTTCAGAATAACCTTGGGTGTTTGTGAGACTTGGGTGTGTGATCATAAGGTGGTTTAAAGTGGCAGGCAAGTAAAGCATTCATTAAGTGGACTTGGGGTAATGGGCtttccatcagaaaaaaatgaagccttACTCTACactatccattaaaaaaaaatccagatggaCTCAAGatcaatataaaatgaaaaccatagaaataaatagaaaatataggaaacatttttataattaggaagtggaaaaggcatttttaaagtaTGACATAAAATCCAGAGGTTGTGGAGGAATATGTAACTTAACCAAGTAACAATCAGATATTTCATTAGAGCGAAATATACCATAAAAAGGTTAAGAGACGAAAAAACAGCCTGGAAGGAAGTGTCGCCACACATGTAACAAAGGGTTGATATCCgtaatatataaagagctcctCTAAATAAGTAAGAACAACCTCACAGACTAATGGGGCAAAGGCTATGAATAAGTATTCACAGATAAAatgcaaatggccaacaaacaaatgaaaagtttttCAACTTCATTAACAATCAAGGAATTGCAAATTAATTCAGGGCCCAAGGGTCCCAGGAAGGCTGTGATGGGCTGATAGGAAAGAGGGTGGCTTTCACCTTCCCACAGTGAGACTGTGCTTCTGAGGGGTGAGATGGACCTCTCTCTCTCCCGAGACGAGACGGGATCCACCTCTGCCCCGGGAGCGGGCGCAGACACCGGCTCCCTCGTTCCTCTGGGAAGCTCCGTTCCTTCAGTGCATGCGGTCTGGGCGCTGAAGCAGGAGCTTCAGGAATTCCAGAGAACCTTGGAATGTGCAAGGGGTTGTGGGggtccttcctctctttctctgcccccagGCAGAACCATCCTCTCCTTCTCTCATCACACCAGCCCCTCAGAATTCTCTCCTAGGCCCGGAAAGTCTGTCTTGGTGTCTAGCTTCAACTTCAGCTGCCGTAGTGTTGGCTCTGGTCCCCTTGGAAAGGACTTCTTGCTGGAGGCTTGGGCCCCCACACTCCACACTCCAGCACCCTGATTTCAGGGCCTGTAGCTGTAGCTGAGCTGGGCTCTGGCCTGGACGGGCTGGAGCTGGAGCTAGTTACACATCCTGGTCCGGGGAGGCTCTGTCTTTCTGAAGCCTGAAGGTCAGGACTGGTTCACTGTCTGCGGCTGAGctctgcccagggctgggctgctctGAGCCGGTGGCGGCCCCGCCGAGGGATGAAAACCCCTGGGGCCAATGAGGGATGAAAACCCCTGGGGCCAATGTCCGCCAGGCTGCAGTCTGAGGCAAGACTCTGGTGActccagggagaaggaagagctTGCTCCCACCCTTGGCAGCCCCACTGTGCTGGTGGAAGGCCCCCTCCCCGTGCCCCACATTAGGGCTGGCCATCTTCTGTCCAGTTCTGCTGAATGTGAGCTGGACTTGTCTTCCCAGAGTGGGTTTCCAAGACTGGGCCTGCTACTTCCCAGGCCTTCTGTCTCATTCCGCTGGCGTGGAAGACACTTAGGCGCATCTGTGGAGGATCTGGGCCCAAGCAGAGCTGCCACgaggccctgaggctggaggaCCCCCTGTCAATGAAGGGTTGGAGAGGTCTGGGACTAATCAGGACAGGCTTCTGCGGGGGGACCAGGCAGCACCGGGGCTGTGGGTGATGGAGGAGTGCAGGCCGGAGCTGTGGAGGGTGTGTGGCAGGGGCGCTGGGTCGGGAGGTCTGAGCCTGTTCTGGTTGGCTGACCCTTTGGGAAATCCAGGGAGTTTCCAAGCCCTGAGCTTGGTGGGGGGGTCCAGTAGGGAGGGACATAGCTAGAgtcctgtgggtggggagggcaggcttCTCCTGTCTTGTCTTAATCCCTCCTGCTACAGAGAGGCGAGGTCATGCAGGTGGGGAGGAGCCGTTCAGTGTGTGCGTTCCCCCGTTTGAGTGCGTGTTCACTGTGCGTCAGAGCGAGTGTGTGAGTTTTTACATTTCTGTTCTCAGGCTCACAGGTGCCACCAAGAGTGTGCAGTTAAGTTGTGGAGCTGTAACGTGATGCTGGGCGTGTGTGTGGCAGaatctgtgtctctgtgtgtgtgtgtgtgtctgtctgtgaaTGGCTCTGGGTGTAGAAGagctgtgtgtgcctgtgaggaACTGCACACACGAGTGTTTGCGTGTGTAACTGTGTGTATGCAGGCCTCCATCTCTGTGCTCGGGTCTGAGAGTAGTTCTGTGTGCACCCGAGAATCCGCATCTCTGCGTGTGCATTCGTGTGCGTCTCCCACCCTTAAGAGTAACTCCTTCCTGTCACAATCTTTCCTATCAGCCTGCTCTGGTCCCTTCTGGTGACTTCCAtgtgcccttctctcccctctcctttccctgagGTTGAGGGCTCTCAAAACCCTGCCCCGGTAAACCTCATGGCACTGATAATCACGACTCATGGGGCCCGGACTGGGGTGGACTGAGGCCGCAGGGGACACCCTCCTCAGTCTGGGTCCCTGCCAGAACCTCacccataccattcttaacccatccctcacccctcacccctcacccggTACCCTGGCTGTATCACCCTCCCCCCTGCACGGTTCACCCCTCCCTCTTCAGGAAGCAGCCTCTCCTCTGAGGCTTTGGGGAGACGGGGAAGTCATGGCCTGAGCCCCCAGGGGCCCTACTCTGGGGTTGAGGACACTAACCCCTAGAGCTGCCCTTCACCTAAGCCCAAGTTAAGGTGAACCCATAGAATGGGGTCAGGAGCCCCACTTCCACCTTCTCCATCTCATAACAAGGGCCCCCTTTCTACCTTGCATGTTTCTCCTCAAAAAACTTGGCTCGATATCTTTTTCCCAGGCACTCTGGCTGCCACAGTGgtctctggggctggggctagGCAAACAGGCAAACAGGCAAAAGGGTGAGGCAAACAAGGCCATTCCCGTGACCCCAGGGGACGGGGGCAGGGGAAGACAGTAGGAGTTGGCTCAGAAATCTGGACCTATGCTGAGCCTCAGGTGACAATGACCCAGAGAGACCAAGATCCTTCACGGTCACACGGCAGCCTGGAAAGGGGCTCTGAGGGCAGCATGTCCAACTTTCTTCCAGGACCAAAGAGCCCCCTCTGCCTCtgatacattcattcatttatacaatAGTCACTGTTCCGAGCCCTGTGCTAGCAACTGAGGACACAGCTGCACCAGGCAGACTGTCCTCAAGTTGCTTCTGGCCTCGTGGATCTCCTCCAGCAATGAGGAGCTCACTTCCGGGGCCATTCTTGAGTCCCTCACTGCACGCATTCAGCTGGTCGGAGACAACCCAAGCAGCTGGAATGTTTTGTGGAAGCCGTGGGTGAAGGGCATGGGTGCACAGGCTGAGAGAGTGCAGACCCTTGTCCCCGCAGGGCCCTGTCCACCCGCCACAGCCCCGAGTTGGTGTGCAGGAGGGCCGAGCCTGCGCACACCTGGCCTGGGCGGACAGGCCCTTCTTTCAAAGGCTGGCCTGGTCCGTGCTGCTTTATTGCCCAGCTAATGACGGTGATTATGCTGACAGGTGCTGCCTGCCTCCTGTCTGCCCTCCCACCTGCTGAGATGGGTTTCTGAGCGCCtggggggaggcctgggccccAAGATCTGCCAGGGCACCCACCACAgctgacccccagcccctgggccaccTTTCACCTACTTCCTCCCTGGAGAAGGCTGGGCCAGCCCGGTCTTGATCCTTTGGGACTGCTGTGTGATCTTAGTCCACCTCTGGCCCTCTCTGAGCAGTACTGAGGGGGAAGTTAGGGGGTGGGTATGAGGGGGAGCTGATAGTGGTGGGtggggcatgtgccctgcccccccctcccAAGCACATTTACCTcttccccagccagggctggactagAGGACCCAACCAGCGTCTAGAAGAAAGTGGTAGCACAGAATCCTCCTTGCAGATGAGGCTGGGGCTGCTCCTTAGAAACCTATTGCATTGTGGGTAAGCTTCTGAAGGAGTCCCACCATTCTGCATCTGGCCCATTCCCAAAGGTTGGTGGCGGGGGTGCGGGGAGCAGGGGAGCTGTTGCCTGGGGCCTTGTCGGGGTCTCAGTGTGGGTCTGGGTGGGAGCCGTGATTTATGATGTGCTTCATAAATGAGGAATGccagcctggggggctggggtgggggtggagccatTCTCCTGACACTCCTCACTTGGCTGGCTGTCTGGCATGTCCTGTCAGGATCCCCTGTCCCCTGGGGACAGCCACGTTCTCCCTCCTGCAGCAGGTCCCTCCCCTCTGCACCTGCCTACCACCCTTGAGCACCAGCTCCGGGAGTGTTGAGTGAAGGCCCAGACCAGAGAAAATCCAGAATTAAATTCtttctggttctctctctttACAACTCGGCCCTAATTTATTGGGCATGAGAGTGAtggcaaatatctttttctttcctctcactgCAACAGGAAGGAAGTGGAGGAGACTTTTGGAAGCTTCCATCCAGATACCACTGTCCGCAATGAGAGAGACTTAGGACTGATGCAAAGATGAACTTCCAGCCAGGAAGGGATGTCGGTCTCTTAGGGTGATGGGTGTGGTACCACCCTTCTCCATTCCCACATCTCACCTTGCCAGATAGAAAAAACTTGGATAGAAAAGACTCGCCTTCAcgaaggcagggaggcaggggaggcgtGGAGGTGAGGTGGGGAGGCAGAACGATCCAGAGTGTTGGCGGGTTCTGGACTCTGAAGGCTGTGCCCGTTTTGAACCTGTTCCTGTGAGTCTCACCTGCATCCCTCTTGCTGCAGGCAGCCATTGTGGGTGAGGGTCCGTCTCTGAGGGCACTTAGCATGGGTCAGCCCGCCTCCCCTGGCCTGGCGCGACTGGTTTTTCCGGCTGGATGAAGGGTCGGTGAGGAATTGGCAGGGGCAGCGGGTTTTATGTAAATGCCCAGGGAGTGCTCTGGGAACCTGGAGGCTGGTTTTCCCAAAGACACGCAGGGACTGGCAGCTCCCAATTAGCCAGGCCGGGTGATGTCAGTGCTGCTTTCCTGGGTGGCTGCGCCCACTCCGATTGGCCTTGGCAAGGGTTCCTGGCCATTACCTTCTCCCTAGAATGGGAGGGGTGCCAAGGGGGCCACCATACAGTACACAGGCCAGGCCCCATCCCGCCATAATCCCCAACCTAGGGCCAGAATTGGGGGGTGGACCGGCCCTGGAAAGCGCTGTGAAAAACCATTCCAGACTCGACTGAAAAAAGCTTTAATGTGACTAATATTTGCACCCTTTCCCCAAaccagagaggctgggaaaaCACAGACAGTATGCTGGGCAGGTCCCAGAGGCTATTGCCATGGCAACCGCTGGTAGGCCCTGCTACCCAGGCCACCCCAATCTTGAGCTTCAATAAATATAGTACAAAGGGGTCACACACCAAGCTGGGGAGATCAAGACCTGGGGTGCCAGAGAGGGCATGTCGTACCATCTGTGAACTTATACACATGTGCTGCTAAGCACGTATCCTTAGgatcatatacacacacacaaacctccTCTCAGACACGCTCATACAGACATGTACATACTATATACACATTGTCTTCAGACACACAGGACTGAGTGCACACACAGCCCCCAGCAGACACACATCAGGCTGTGTGCACatgtccctttctctccctgtttgGCTTGGAGCCTGGGTGTCTCCACCCGACTCAGAGGAGTAGGGACGGGTCGGGTCTTCCTGGTCTCGGCCAGACTATACCCTGGTCTAGGGGCCAAGCATGGTGGCGTTTGCCTGGCCGGACAGGCACTGGGAGGTGGTGTTGAGGTGGGCCCAGGAGGGGAAGGTGTGCAGGCCGAAGATGGGGTAGCTCCAGCTGTTGATGGCCAGCATGATGACCAGCACGCCGAGGATGTTGAGCAGGAATCCCGCCCGGGCCTGGTTTGCAGAGAGTCCGTGTGAGTGAGCCGGTGCTGAGCTGGGCCAGCACCCACCCCTTCGGTGTCTGTAGGTGTCCAGGAGCTCTCACCAGCAAAATCTTCCTTGGGAAGTCCTCCCTTGTGTCTAACCTGCAGCACTAAGCAATGCCTTTGCCTCTTGCCTTACTCCAGTGCTAACAAGGGAAGGAGAAGCTCCTCATGAGCTTCCAGGGTCCTGGGCCTTGTTCCCTCTGCGTTCATCTCCCTGGGTGTGGCTGCTTGGCACCTTTGAACCTTCCCTAAATTCCTCACCCCTGTCTCTGCCACCCATATAGCCTGGGCCTGGCAGGGCCTAAAGGTGCTTTAACTGGGGGTCATGTCCCAACCTCCCTGCTGATCCCTAGCCCAGACAGGGTCCACTCTGAACCCTGACAATATCAGGGGCTTTATACTACTTTGTAGTCAACCAAGATGGGAAGACAGAGCAGGGAGGAGTGCTGAGACATTTGGGGCCCCTGCCACTCACCATATCAGACACTTTGAGGCCTCCGAAAGAGAAGACGATGGCATTGGGCGGGGTGGCCACAGGCAGCATGAAGGCCAGGGAGGCGGCCAGGGTGCACGGGAGCATGACATAGAGAGGGTGGAGGCAGATGGCCTGGGCCTAGAGGGGGGGACATCGGGGCAGAGCTGTTAGCCATCCTCACCCCAGAGGGAGAGATGTGGCCCCCCAATTCTCCTGCTTCTCACCCCAAACACACACTCTGGCCATGAACCCACCCCTTGTGCCAGAAGGCACTGGGTGACCTGGGAAGGGCCTCTTGACCTCTCCAGAGAGAATGACTgtgcagccctgccctgtgggacgtggtgaggggaggggcccaTAAAATGGATCTCAAAGGGGCTCGGGGTATCATCAAAGGCTGCAGGAACGCgcctgggaggaaggggctggggacgCTCCTGGGAGCAATGTCACCCCATCACCTCAGGAATGACCAGaacaggggctgggctggggaggtgggtgaggcCACCGGCCTCATCAGGATACTCAAGGGGTGACATCACCAGGAATAGGGTGAGTCAGGGGCCAGAGAGCTTTGGGCCCAAGTAGCTGGAGAGCCAGGGGAAGGGTAGTAGCTCAGAGGTCCTCTCCTCGAAATGAGAGGAGGTGCAGACAAGTCACTGTGACCCATACATGGGGTCCCTGGGTGGCGGTGGGCAGGAGGTGTGCCTGCAGGGCTTGCTCACCATGGAGGCCAGGATGGGCATGAAGAGAGTGGTGGTGGCCACGTTGCTGGTGCACTCGGTGAAGGTCGCCACCAGGAGGCAGAGGATGAAGGTGATGGCGGGAGCAGGCAAATCCTGCAGTGGGGTCAGTTTCTGCCCCAGCCACGCTGACAGGCCCGATTCCTGCAGGCAGAAGagggtggtgtgtgagaggctgggctgcctgggctccTAGAGCCCctgctgaggctcagggagggtccTCTTCCTGTCTACACCTCTCAAGATTTTTCAAAATCAAGAGCAGCTGGGGAGGGAAGACCCAGCTAGAACCAAGGGGCCATCTCTCCTGCTCTTGAAGAACAGAGTGTGGGGAGAAGGAGCAGATAAGAAGCTCAGAAAGGGGGTCAAAGGACGTTTTTGGGAAATGTGGGACTTGGCGGGAGTAGAGACTTCTCCCGACCTCTCTCAGGAGGTCCCTGGCCAACCTTAGCCTCGGTCTGCCCCCTCAAGCCCAGCGGCTCTCATGGCAGTctcagaggagggagggcagggcagggtcctGGTGGAGATGAGCAGAGAGACTgatgggggtgggttggggggaggggggaggggaggcaggggaagtCCACAGGGTCAGAAGAGCCCTGAGGTCTTGCACTGTCCATATCTGTAATGCTAGACTGTGAGCCCCAGTGTGGCTGGCTACCCAGCGCCCAGCACAGGGCTTGGCACAATTGGTGAATGCTTGATGGATGAACTAACTTCAGACCTAGGACTCCCTGGCACCAATCCCTGACCCTGGGGAACTGCCTCCTGTGTGTGCAGTGAGTGAATGGGCTTAGCCGGAACACTGGGGCCCAGGGGTGCAGGTTCCAGGATTCCCCTCTTGGGTGGAGGCCCTGGGAATGATTGATGCCCTGGTCCCAGAACCTGGCTGGGTGTGatcacagcgccccctggtggctgcagcaggctgactCTTTTCAACCCAAAGCCTGCTACTCCCAGGTGCTAGTCATTGCACTCTCTGTCTGGAAGGGATGAGAGGGTGCAGTGCGGTGGGTGAATGGTTACCGAGAACAGTGTCTGCCCACCAGGGAAATCTGCCTCCCCTTGGCTTTGAGAACCCAACCCGGGAAAGATCCCTGTGGCTGgtgtttcttccccttctctcagaCGACACTCTAACCTCTCTCTAGCAGGCAGCTGCAAAGACTCTGCCACCAGGGGGCTCCAGAGTGGGGATCAAGTCTCGCCTGTCAGGGACAGAAGCATGGCCCCTCTTTCCCTGACACAGGGTCTCCCTCAAACAGGCTCCAGAGGGGTCGGGGTCCTCACCTCACTGCCTCTGGCCAGGGCAAAGCCGCCTCCCAACAGGATCATGATATTCCAGGGCATTTTCTCATTCACTGTCTTCCAGTTGAGAAGGGCAGGAGGGGCCTTCAGCTTCCCTGGTTTTTCTGCTCCACAGGCACAGGAGGATGGGTCACCAACAGTCAACAgaccttcctccccttccccctgggGTCTCCTGTATGGGTCCCTATCAGAGCTCaatgtgtgtgggagggtccCTGAGTCCTTGTGTCCTTGGCAAGTCACACCAGCCTCTCAGGGCTTTGTCTACTCCTGCCAAATACGGTCTAAATGCATTTCATGCCAGAAGCCAGGGGCTGCCTGgaggcccttccctgccccagtcCAGGGGCTTACCTGGATCCTGAGTCAGCCCTGGGATCTTGGAGGGCACGATGAACATAATTATGCTGATGAAGATGGCCACTGTCCCATCGGACACGATGctatgggtggggcagggagggcaggcttAGTGGCTCAGGGGTGCTCAGGGATGCaaggtggaggaggtggtggagagGCGCCCCTCCCACAGATGTGTCAACTCCTGGCAAgtgtccccttccctccctccagtgttacctcctgctctgctctgggggccctgttcccctccctcctccttcagcTAGGTGAGCCCCTAAAGTATTCCCCTCCCCGCAGAATGCTTACCTTTTCCCTTTGTCATCGGGAAAAGCCAAGTTGCCCCAGCCGGGGAAAAAGCCTGGCTCCCGAGTAAAccagagcagcaccaggaggaCAAAGAGGAATGTGACAGTAATTTCTGCAAAGGTCATAGGGCCCAGCTGCTTGTGCTCTTTTCTGATGACTTGGAAGGCCGCCTTCTCTTGCTCCTGCACCTGTCCCCCAAAGCCAAAGTTCTTCCGGAAGCTGCAGGTAGAGGGGCGGGGCAGCCCATGAGGGTCTCATAGCAGGCAGGGGAGCTCGGGGCTCTGAGTGAGTGTGCTGTAGAGGCTGAGGCCTGCAGAGGCCTTCTCAGAGTTGCTACACCCAGGCCCTGGATCCGCTCAGTTTTCTGGGAGAAGAGCAGAAGACTTGGGGAGGGGGTCGTGAGGCACAGACAAGgttggggctgggggccaggtttCCCCATGTTTGGCCTTGCTCCATCTGCCCCACTGTCCCCCTGTCCCTTCCAAGGTTCTCTTGAGCCAAGCCCTCCCCGGCCCAGAGTGAGGAGGACCTGGAGGTCCCAACCCCATGCCTCCGTCTGGCTCTgactccctgctccccacctccaacAGCCTTTCAGGAAATCCTCCCGTC is a window of Phyllostomus discolor isolate MPI-MPIP mPhyDis1 chromosome 8, mPhyDis1.pri.v3, whole genome shotgun sequence DNA encoding:
- the SLC13A2 gene encoding solute carrier family 13 member 2, encoding MATYCQPLWAYRFYLIAVILPILLLPLPILIPDKKIYCGYSIILMALFWSTEALPLAVTAFLPIVLFPMMGIMTASEVCLVYLKDTNILFIGGLMVAIAVEHWNLHKRIALRVLLIVGVRPALLMLGFMLVTAFLSMWISNTATTAMMVPIAHAVLEQLHKSPAGQDLEEGKDNPTFELQEAGLQKEATKLDNGQVHPVPPGPLKSKSQRDQEQLRFSQGMSLCVCYSASIGGIATLTGTTPNLVLQGQVNELFPKNDNVVNFASWFAFAFPTMIILLLLAWLWLQVLFLGFNFRKNFGFGGQVQEQEKAAFQVIRKEHKQLGPMTFAEITVTFLFVLLVLLWFTREPGFFPGWGNLAFPDDKGKSIVSDGTVAIFISIIMFIVPSKIPGLTQDPEKPGKLKAPPALLNWKTVNEKMPWNIMILLGGGFALARGSEESGLSAWLGQKLTPLQDLPAPAITFILCLLVATFTECTSNVATTTLFMPILASMAQAICLHPLYVMLPCTLAASLAFMLPVATPPNAIVFSFGGLKVSDMARAGFLLNILGVLVIMLAINSWSYPIFGLHTFPSWAHLNTTSQCLSGQANATMLGP